CCCCACTATGGTGTGATTTTCTCTACGCTCAAGCCTTGGTCGGAACGCAAGCGACCTGACCAATCGATGCAGTCCGTGATTAATAAGGTGCGTGGCCCTCTGTTTGGAATCCAGGATGCCTTGGTGATTACCTTCCCACCACCGGCGATCCAGGGTCTAGGTAGTGTGGGTGGATTTACCTTCCAACTCCAAGATCGCGCTAATTTGGGCTTTGATGTATTAGCTCAATCGATGGGAGCAGTGCTTGGTAGAGCAGCCGAATCCGGCAAAATTGTAGATATCAGACCGAATTTCTCCGGCAATACGCCCCAGTTGAATGTTGAGATCGATCGAGATCGCGCCAATGCCCTCCAGGTGCCAGTTGATGACATTTTAAACACCCTGCAAATCAATCTCGGTTCGCAGTTTGTGAATGAATTCAACTCCTTTGGCCAAAGCTATCGCGTTTTTGTGCAAGCTGATCAGCAGTTCCGTTCTGAGCCGAATGATATTAACCAGCTCTATGTGCGATCGCTAGCGGGCGAACTAATTCCGCTGGGTAACCTGGTTAATGTCACACCCACGATCGGCCCTTCGATTATTAATCGCTATAATCTGTTCCGGGCAATTCAGATTGATGGTTCGCCTGCACCTGGGGTTAGCTCTGGTGAGGCGATTAGAACCATGGAGCAGATTGCGGCAGAAGTTTTGCCCAATGGGATCAGCTATGAATGGTCTGGGCTTTCGCTCGAAGAGATCAAATCCGGTGGCCAAGCACCAATCATCTTTGCGTTGGGTCTAGTTTTTGTATTCCTGGTGCTAGCCGCTCAATATGAGAGCTATATCACACCCACGATCATTATGTTTACTGTACCCCTGGCGATCATGGGGGCACTGTTGGCGGTGGCGATGCGTAGTTTTACCAATGATAATTTTGCCAATGATATTTATGTGCAGATTGGCCTGGTGATGTTGATTGGTCTGGCTAGTAAGAATGCGATTTTGATTGTGGAATTTGCTGACCAGCTTCAGGAAAAAGGTTTGCCTCTGGTCAAGGCAGCGTTGGAGGCATCTCAGCAGCGATTGCGACCGATTTTGATGACGGCATTTTCTACTATTGTAGGTTTATTTCCCCTGGTCATTGCTACTGGCGCAGGGGCGGCAAGTCGGCAATCGCTAGGTACGGCGGTAGTTGGTGGGATGATCGCATCAACTTTCTTGAGTTTGTTCCTGGTGCCGATCCTCTATATTGTGGTGGGTCGAATTGTGGAGCGCTTTAAGCCCAAGCCACCTAGTTTACCTGAGGCTACTCCTCCAGAACCTGAGCCTACTCCGGTGGAATCAGAGTGATCTAGGAATTTAGCCATAATCACATCTTCTTCTAAGCTTAGACTTCAGTAAGGTTTAGGAAACTGCGCGAGACTTAAAGGACACGATCGCCATACAATAGCAACAATCGCAATTGTTATTAGTCTTCGTCAGTCTCGACCCAAACCAAGCCAAAAAGAATAAAACCAACCATGTCAGAAGATGCCAATCAGTTTCTGCAACTACTGCGATCGCCGCTGATTCTATTTAAGCCACGCCTATCAATCAAAATAGTCTGCTGGGTCTTTTTTTGCATTGTGGCGATCGAAGCGATTATCCTGATCCCCTCCGTCAGGCGGCGTGAGCGCGAGTTACTGACCAGACAAAGGGAGATCGCTGCTGGCAAGGTAGGCTTACTCGCTGACACCAGTGATGCTAATGCCTCAAGCCAGGAGTTATTAGCGCAATTTAGTAATCTTGCTTCAAGCAAAACAATTCCTGGTGATATTAGCAATCTAAACGCAGGGAATGTCAATCAAACCGAGTTTGCACCTACTATTCTCGGTGGTGCGCTTTATACCCAGGAGGGGGATCTGGTTGGTAATTTTGGAGAAACACCAGAGTTGCAATTTGAACAGGTTGCCAACACTGATGCGACTGCATTACGCAATGACAATGGTACTCGCTATGATGTGGCTTGGTCACCAGGAAAACTTGGTAACGAACATGTATTAGTGGTGCGGATTGATTCCACCCCGGTCAAAGATGAATATTATGCTTTTATCTGGCGGATTGCTGGCCTGGTATTAATAATTGGCCTATTCACCACCGTAGGATCGCTGGTTTCGCTTTGGCTAATTGTAATCAATCCTATTTTGCAGTTGCGGCAGGATCTGATCGCTGCTGGTGATGCGGTCAAAGAAGATCGTGAGCCGCCAGAATTTCATTGCAATTCAAGCCAGCGGCGGGATGAGTTGGGCGATGTGATCGCCGCTTTTTTTCAAATGTTTCGTAAAATCTCCGAGACGATCGACGAGCGGAAGCAGGCTCAAGCGGCTCTCCAGGAAAGTTTGATTAAAGTAGAAGCCTATTCCAGTGCCCTCAACCATGAGCTGGAAAAAGGCAGACAGATGCAATTGGGGTTCCTGCCCAGCACAATCACCCAAAAAACAGGCTGGGAAGTGGCGGCATTTTTCAAGCCTGCTAAACAGGTGGCTGGCGACTTTTATGATGTGTTTGAGCTACCGGGCGATCGCCTTGGCCTTGTGATCGCTGATGTGTGTGATAAAGGCGTGGGCGCTGCCTTGTTTATGGCTTTGTTTCGCAGTTTGATTCGGATCTTTTCTGGCCAAACCGTATTAGATGGCCTGGTGTTATCTAATGGACGTGGTATGGATGACAGCCAGATCGCTAACATGAATGAACATGCGCTCAAATCGATCAGCCTCACCAATGACTACATTGCGATCAACCATGCTGAATTGGGCATGTTTGCTACCCTCTTTTTTGGTGTCCTGGAGCCGAATACGGGCAAACTTACCTATATTAATGGTGGCCATGAACCATTATTTATTCTGCATCCCAATGGCGGGATCAGAGGCGAACTAAATTCTTCGGGACCAGCGGTGGGGATTATCCCTCAAGCTACATTTAAAATTGGCGAAGCGCAACTAGAACCCGGCGAGATGCTGATTGGCTATACCGATGGTGTGCCGGAGGCCAGGGATGCGGATAGTAAATTTTTTACCACCGATCGGCTCAGGCAAATTCTGGCCAAGCCACCAAAATCAGCCAAGGAGCTAACCGCTGAGATTTCTGGCCTGGTATTAGAACATACGGGCACAGCGGAGCAATTTGATGATGTCACCTTGATCGCGGTTAAACGGCAGGGGTAAATAAAATAGCAACTAAATTATTTTTCGATCGGCTCCAGCCCCAAATAAAAATCAGCCTGGATATGCTCAGCCGTAGAAGAATAAACCAACGTCATACTTTGCAGCGCATTTAAAAGCTGGATCGCTTCTGGTGGGGCAAGCGTCAAAAATTCTGGCGAGATGGTTGTAAGTGTAAAATCTACCAGCCCATCCAGGTTCATAAAGAAATAGCCAAGGTTTGGTTGGGGCATATTGGCGATCGCATCTTGAAATAGCTGCGTATCGACGATCGCTGGGTCAGGCTCCGGGCTAAAGGCAAATAGCTGGGATTTACCAGTGGCCACCGCGATCGTATTATCATCCAGCCAGCCATAGGCAAAGGCGCTGGTTAGTAGTTGAGCATTTTCCGGCTCTGGTACTTCCCAACTGGTGAAAGTTTTGCCACCAATCTGACGCTGGGCAATCTGAATATTGCCATCTGAGGCGGTGAGGGCAAAATCAGTTAGTTTATTCAGGGTTCTGGTGGCTGCTAGGCGATCGCTGGTTTCTAGCAAAAAGCCGATGCCCAAATCCAAATCAAGTGCCTGCCCTAAACCTTGATTACTGGGGAATAACACCGCGGCATATTCACCATCCATCCAGGCAATAAGATCTTCTTCTAAATCCAAACCAAGGATTTCGGGCGTAGCCTCCCGCAGAAAATCCAGCATGAAACCATAGGTGGGATATAGCTCGGTCTGTTCGTCTAGCCATTGCCACTGTTGCTTAAAGTTGCGGCTGGAGATCGACACCAGCGATCGGCCAGGCAATTTGGCCAGAATGCCATTGGCATCATTCAGATAGGCACGGCTAGGGCTGGGGTTGGCATAATAGCTGCGCGATTGGGCATACATGCCATCCTTGGCGATCCAGAAGTAGCCATCAAACTTGCTGTATTCCTTGGCAGCGCTTTCTAAGCCCGTTTTGATATCTTCGTAGTCGAAGGGGAATTCTGCTTCAAACTCATCTGAATCTGGGAAAAGCACCTCGGCGATGCGGACAAATTCACCATAATCGCCGTAGGTAGTAGTGATCGAATTAGACCACTGGGGATGCATCAGCACCCGCAAGAATTCTTTGCTGCTCAGCAGGTTGCCTGCTTCCGCCCTGGCATCAATCATTGCTTTAATCGGCACAGGATTAGAGGCTAGCACCAGATTGCCGTCAATATTGGCGATCGCCGTGGCATTACCCAGTTCCCCAAATATATCTATTTTGGGAAAAGTGCTGGTAGGCTCCTCTATCTGCCATGCCAGGATTTCATACCCGCCATAGCTGATTCTTTCGGGAGCGCGGCTATGGTTATCCAGGAGTTCGGTTAAAAAATCATCCAGTAGACTGTCATCGCTACTGGGCATAATAATCGAGATACTGGACTCAAATACGGTAATAAAACCAACCGGATCATCTAAATCTACCGTCTCTAAAACTAAATCACTGGGTGACTGGAACGCGATCGCCACCTGACTATCTAACCAGGGGGCAATATTCTCGCCAAAACTCATCCCCTCCGGCAGCACCAAAATTTGCTCTTGCAAATCAAGCTCTTCTAGCCCCACCGGAAATGGATTAAACAGTTCGACATTTTCCCAAGCAGGGGTTGAAAAGTTGAAAAACGCCACTGCCATAATATTCCCAGGTAAAGCTTCACTGGATTTAGTCAAGGGAACTTTAGTACCGGTCAGTTTTAATTGGACTTGGCTAGGAAATTGGCTAAATTCTGGCGATGTAGCTTCTATATTTGCAGTAATTATTGGGGTTGAGGCGATCGGCTCTTGCACTAAAACTGGACTGGAAGCCTGTTGGGAATCAGTGGCAAAGGTAGCGGCTGGCACTGGTTCACTCACAGTATTGGTGACACCACCAGTCAGCAGCATTAGTAAAAGAGTTAGCAAGATATTTACCCCTCGTTATAGCTTAAAACCTACTATATATATACCCTAGCGGAATTTGGTTACTACCTCGATCGTGATTGTAAATTAATTACGATTTTATTTGATTATCACTCTAACTTGTGGCTACTGACGATCGCTACTCTATTTAATCAATATAGTTTGCACAATCTTCGTAAAAATGCGCTCGGGCAGGAGCTTGCGCAAAAATAGCAAAAACCTGGCATTGCGATCGGCGGGATAACGCAATTGCCTACTGCGATCGGTGCTAGCCCTGTAGATTACTTTTGCCACTTGCTCTGGTGCTGCGCCTTCTTCGCCCGCTTTCAACATCTGGGGCATCACCTGAGCGGCAAATTGATCATATTCAGGGATCTCAGAACTGAGCGACATATCGGCGGAGCGATCGTAAAAATCGGTTTTGATCGGCCCCGGCTCAATGATTTTGACCTTGAGGTTAAATGGCCGTAGTTCATATTGCAGTGATTCCGAGAATCCTTCTATCGCCCATTTTGTAGCGTGATAAAGACTATAGATCGGGAAGGTAACCCGGCCGCCGACCGAGGCCACATTTACAATCGTGCCCTGGCGTTGTTGACGCAAATGGGGCAAAACTGCACGAGTGACAGCCATTAGGCCAAATACATTGGTTTCAAATTGCTTTTGAATCTGGTCTGGTGTAGTCAGCTCAAATGCCCCCACCAGCGCATAACCAGCATTATTTACCACCACATCGATCGAGCCAAATTTATCCAGCGTGGTAGCGATCGCCTGGACAATTGATTCCGGCTCGGTTACATCCAACCGCAACATCAATAAGCGCTCTAGATTTGCAAATTCAGGGTCTTGCTGAGCCACTCGCTCCGGCGATCGCATCGTTGCTGCCACCTGCCAGCCCTGCTGCTGGAATAAAATTGCGGTTGCCTTGCCAATGCCACTGGAAGCACCGGTAATTAATACAGTTTTGGTCATGTTTGAGTTTTACTCAAATTATCAGCGCATTATTAGCGCAGCAATCAACTACGATCGCCAGTTACAACATACCCGACCCGCTGGCCAATATTCGTGGCATGATCGGCCATTCGCTCCAAGTGGTGGATCGCCAGCACACTCAGCATAATTGGTTCCGAACTACTAGAATCGGGCTTTTGACACGACAGCAGGTTATACAAATCCTGGTAGTCATCATCGACCGCATCATCTTTAATCTTGATTTTAAATCCGGCCTCTGCATCCATATTTGCAAGCGCCACCAAACTTAGCGCTAGCATGGCTCGGCAGCGATTGGCCATCATTTCAATTCGCGCTATGTAAGTAGGTATTGGATAGGGGAATAGCTTTACGGCGATCTCACCTAGGTTTTCGGCATAATCGCCGATCCGCTCTAGATCCCTGGTTAATTGCATCATGGCACTGAGCCAGCGTAAATCACGGGATACAGGTGCTTGGAGAGCGATCGCGTTAATGCAGTCCTGTTCAATCTGGCGATAGTAGCGATCGATTTGCTTATCTTGGAGTGCCAGTTGCAGTGCTGATTCTAAGTTCCGCTCAAACAGGGCAGTATGTGCTAGCCAAAAAGAACTTTCCACCAGAGCTCCCATCCGCAGAACGTTCTGCTGGATTTGGATCAATTGGCGATCGAACTTGCTTCTAATTTGACCGTGATCGGATAGTTCTTGCATTGGTTTCTAGCCGGTAAGGAAAGTCAAAAAATCGCAAAATAGCTAACTTCAATTAGTTTGGTTGAATTTGTCAGAATTAGCAATAATCTCAATCACTCCTCAGCGGTTACCTTAATCACTAATCACTATGCCAGTCAGGACTTAGCTAAAAATGTAGGGACAAAGATCTCCAACTAGCCAAGTCACTCTAAAGTCGGCAAGCTTTCAAACTTATTTAGTAAACCTAAAGAACCATAATTTATCTATTCTAGCAGTGGCTCAGTTAAAACCTGTTTAACGCCTAGTTTAATTACTGTTAAGTAGTAGATGGCCGGATTCAGGCAGGGGGGTTGATTGCTGGGTTGTTAACAGTAAATTCTCACTAACAAATAAATCTAATGCCAATTTAGATTAGATTAGTTAAATACTGCGCTATTAATGCCCCATAACTAAGTTAAGTAGAATACAGAATTAATAACTTTTATGGGAATTGACAAAATTCTTTGGAGTTCAAATGCCATAGCCTAGATTAAAACGCTTGCCAAAGTTCAAGCTTGGCACGAAAGAATCACGATCTTGGCTTTTATCTTTTATTTACGCATTTGCATAAGAAGTTTAGTCGTAGCGATCGTTTCTGACCAAATTTAAATTTTGGGATCACGATTAAATATAGGTTATAGGTTTGGAGCAAGTTACAGCAGATAATTTTAGTTAGAAAGTCGCTGCAATTTATTTATATGCCTCAGCATCTAAATATCCTAAGTATCCAGATACCTAAATATTGGTAGTCATGCAGTAGCAAGGATAATTGGCAATCGATTTAAAATTCGGAGCTTAGCTTATTTGGGTTATGGATATTCAACTATCTCCTAGATCCTTACTTGTTCAGCACTACCTAAATATTTAAATATTCCCAGCTATGTCTTGGTCAAAATCACTACTACCAATCACTTCGTTTAAATAGTTAGTTATTAGCGATCGCTATCTGGCGTAATAAGATCGCTCAAAATTTTCCTAGCCAATAATTATCATGAATAGACTGCCACATAAATACTTAGACCCTGGTTGCGATCGAGATTCGTTGATTACATAAGCTGACCAGATAATTGCTGTTCTCAGAACATTTTATTTAGGCTTGTTTAAGTTAGCTAACCTTTTTGCACTTGCAGCGCTGCGTAATGAGCCTGAATCTGGGCGATCGAGAAAACGCGCTCAAACTTAAGCCCTTCTTTGGCATAAAGTTCAGCACCACCGGATTGGCGATCGACCAAACTAATTATTTGTTGAACGGTATATCCCGCCTGCCTAAGCTTTTCGACTGCAAACAATGCCGATTGGCCAGTAGTCACCACGTCTTCTAAAACCACTACCTCAGCCCCAGCAGGAGGGAGTGGCCCTTCGATCCAGACTCCGGTGCCATGCCCTTTAGCTTTTTTCCTGACAATCAAACCGGAAACAGGGTGATTCTCGATTGCCGAAACCACACTTACTGCCGTAACAATTGGGTCGGCTCCTAATGTTAAACCAGCAACAAAATTTGCGGTTTCTGGCAACATTTTAAATAATGTTTCTCCAGTCCAAAATGCTCCATAGGGATGAAGAGTAACTAGCTTACAATTGACATAATATGAACTACTTTGTCCAGACGATAAAGTGAAATCACCTTCTCTATATGCCAATTGACAGATAAGATCTAATAACAGTTGCTTAGAATTGTTTTGATTATTATTCATTGGTATGTATAGCCGTATATTTAATTAGTAACTAAGTCGATTGATTGATTGATAAGATTATTAATTAATCGCTCAAAACCTGCTTATTTCTGATAGATTATATGGCATCAAATGTGCACATTTTAGGTCGTGAGGATTTTTATTATGAAAGCTAAATCGCTTTTATTAGCCTCATCATTAGTAGCAACTACTGCGATGATCGCTATGCCAGCTTTTGCTGAGCCACATATGACTAGTCAAGAAGTCTTTCCCCCAGATTATCCTGCCACCTATCGGGAGGTAATCAGGCATGTCACAGACATAACGTCAGATACCAATATCCAGCAACCGTGGATTCAGTTTGACTATATGGACATGAAAGTAGAGCGTGAAGGTCATGCGCTACGAGCGATTTTCCAGGAAATGATGGATTTGCAAACCCTTAGTTCCTACACAATCCGCACCAGGGATCTAGCTAGTCCCTATACTACTTCCTTGGCTGCCTATGCCAGTTATTACCATGTTAGTGGCGCTGAAGCTCCGGATGGTGTCTTGCTAGGGCCGATCGAAGTACACCGCGAAGAAGTGGTCAAAACTCCTGTGTTTAGACCCCGTGTACCGGTGGTGCCAGTGCCGCAAGAGCCAGTCCCAGCTTTGTGGTAGCCATTAGCATTATCAGGTTTAGGGCAAATACGGCAAGGATATAGAAGTGGGGGAATGCCCTAACTTCTAACTTAAGGTACTTAAGTTTGTGTGGTTAGAGCTGATTAGCCTCTATTTGCTTTTTCTAAAATTCAAAACAATTAAACTGCTATCAGTGAAATTCGCTTGGGCACAGTTAATTGGTTGACTAGCTAGCAACCCTTTACAGCCTAGAATTATTACTGGTAGCTTTTTGGTGGCGGGGGATGAGATTTATTTGGCGCGATCGCACTCTTCATTTTTCTATTTCTAAGCCATGACGCAGCGCATGATTGGCCTGACTGGTGGCATTGCGACGGGTAAAACCCTGGTGTCTGACTATTTAGGCCAGACGTACAATTTGCCGATCCTGGATGCTGATGTGCTGGCGCGTGAGGCGGTTGATCCAGCTTTTGCGGAAATTCATGGCGGCAAAATTTTAAAGGCGATCGCCGCTCATTTTGGAAGTGACGTACTCAAGCCAGATCGTACGCTCAATCGCGCCAAGCTCGGTGAGCTAGTCTTTACCAATCCTGATCAACGAAATTGGTTAGAGGCACAAATTCATCCGTATGTGCGCGATCGCCTGGTTGCTCTAGCCGCAAACTATGCACCTCAAACCGTAGTGATGGCAATTCCACTGCTATTTGAAGCCAAGCTGACTGACCTGGTCACGGAAATATGGTTAGTAGTGTGTGAGCCAGAGCAGCAATTACAGCGCTTAATTGCTCGTAATAACTTATCGATCGACCAGGCAAAGCAAAGAATAGATGCCCAAATGCCCTTAGTAGAAAAAGTGCCTCTGGCGGATTACGTGCTGGATAATTCTGCCCAGCCGGAAGATCTATATGCTCAGGTCGATCGCTTAATTAGCGCCCAGGAAAATAAAAATGCCTGAGAATCGATATTCTAATCTCGAAATTTAGACAAAAACGGTGTTTTTAGCGATCGCATTTGCCTATAAGCATAAAACCACAGCGAATCGAGAAGTTTTAATTAATTACCCAAAAAATAAAAAACAGCAGCAAATCTGCTCCTGCGTAAATTATTTTCATCTAAATGCCTGGTTAAAATTGAATTACCAAGGGCGATCGAGAAGATCAAAACTGCTATTGGCTTCAAAATCGCTACGAATTAGATTTACTTAGCGATCGCTATAAATGCTCTTAGTAATTTTTTATATCTAGTTATATCTGGGAACATCAGCACGACATGGGAGTCTAACTGCACATCAGCCAAATAACTAATCAATTGGCGCAAAGTAGCAAGATCAAAATGAATTTACTCGCTTGGCAAATTCAAGATCTAAGTTACTAATGCCGCCAGCATCATGGGTGGTCAGGTCGATCGTGACATTGTTGTAAACATTAAACAGCTCAGGATGATGATTAATGCTCTCAGCCACCAAAGCAATACGGGTCATAAAGCCAAAGGCCTCATTAAAATCCTTAAACTTAAATGACTTATTAAGCTTCTCGTTCTTGATTTCCCATCCTGTCAAGGTTGACAAACCATCATTAATGGCCTGAGGGGATAATTTTTCTACTGCCATAACTCCAAAATATTTAACGCCAAGTTTAGAGCTAGGGTTGTTTGATTGGCTCATCACGGTACCACCATGCCAAGATCTGTGTCCAGTTCCAGCCTCTTTCAGCCATCTGTTGAGTCATTTCCTGATCCAGATGTTGGCCATCGGATACGGGCATGTAGCCATTACCCCAGCTAATCCAGTTGCGTGGCAACCTAGCTCTATAGTAACCCTTAAAGCCAGAGCGGAGCATGTAGCCAGCCGTGGAAGCAACCGCATGATCGCTACGCGGGTGAATCAGTGGCTTGGTTTGAGAAGTTTTGGGATCGAAGCGAAAGAAACCCACATAAACCTGATCGCGGGTGTCGCTCACAAGATCATAGGGTGCGCCACCCCATTTATCCTGGCGTTGGGTATTAATCGCATAACTACGTGCCGCCACCGCCTGAGCCATCAAAGCATCCATGTGCCAGCTAGCGGGCATTTCATTGGGGACAACGCTGCGTAAATATTGTTCGAGGGGCAGTACATTCACCGCCACAGCCTTACCCTGCCAGGACTGAACCACGATCTCCCCTGGATAGAGGTTTTGGCCAACTTGCACCAAGCCATTATTGGTGGGCACAATTGTACTAACCCGATCGACTGGGATGTTATACCAGCGACCTGGCTCTAAGCGATTTGCCTCTTGGCCATTGACACTCAGGGTTGCTGATTGGGTGACGGCAACTGGTATTTGAGATCCAGCATCTTCCTTAACCAAAATCCTGAGTACACTTGCGGCAGCAGGATGAGCAATACCAGCCAGCATCAGGAAAGCAATAGACAAGCCTAAAGTACGAATACTTTTTGAAATACTCTTGATCATTTAATGATTCTCACACCTATTGGGAATTAAGCGATTCAGCAGAAATAGTATTTTTATTCAATTAGGCTGCTTAAGATATGCCTAAAGTACAACAAAACCGAAATAAATCAAGTTGCTGCTTTCCTTGCCGTGAGGTCTCCCATATAACCAGAAATAATAACCTAAAAATGGCCAAATTTCCGATTTCCCTATCAAGATAGAAGTAATTATGCCAGTCAGTCTAGCATTTTGTGAAGATATTTTAGCGAAGAACGGCAAAAAGCTTGCTACAACTTAATTCTAGTCTTTGCCATCCCCAATCAATTGAGTTCTGGTCGGTGGCAAATTCAACACTGCTAAACCACTTGTAAACAAAATGACTGGTTTGCCTAACTTTTAGTGCCCCAGTCAATCTGCTTAAGCAACTCAGTTGATTACCTTTTAGGATGAGTTCAATAATGATCTCTAGCAACGTAGTAAGGCTCTCAGGCGATCCTTCCTGAGCAACAACAACTAATCAGGTTGCAAAAATTCTGTTGCGCACTTAAATTAAGCTAATCTGCCGATACCTTAGTGTGTGGGTTCCAGACACCCACTCTTTAGCCGATTCGATTCATTCCGCACTAACCAAATCCCCATAAATACATTAGGATGGAGGCGTAGGAGAGTAGGTGCGGTGGTTGCAGCACAACTCAAGGATTAACTAATTCTTGGGCTCTGCTGAGGAAAGTCCGGGCTTCCCCAAAGGCTAGACTGCTGGGCAACTCCCAGGGCGAGCGATCGTGCGGAAAGTGCCACAGAAATATACCGCCATCTTGGCAATTCATAATTCATGAGCGCAAGCCACTGAGAATTAGGTTAAATAGCCTGATGAAATCACGGTTTAGCTGCCATGATATTGCATTTTTAGCTTAATCAAGAATGCTGAGATGGTAAGGGTGCAAAGGTGCGGTAAGAGCGCACCAGCAGGATCGGGAGATCCTGGCTCGGTAAACCCCAGTCGGAAGCAAGGCGAGTTGGAAAAAGAAGCTGCTGCCTTTATGATTCTTTTGCCAATTATCTGCGATCGGGCAACTGGTTGTAGATCTGAGCCGCTAGAGGTATCTGGCAACAGGTATCCCAGATAGATAACCGCCAGTAAAGCTTAGTTAATCAGTTTTGCTAACAGAACCCGGCTTACGGCTTACTCTTCTACTACCTTAAAATATGCCTTGCTGAGATATTGACTTTGAGATATTGACTTAAAGTATCTAGTAATTGGGTAAGGAGAGGGCTAATCATACATTTACAGCCAGGGGTTAGTTATATGGGGCTGATCCCAGTTAAGCAAATTTTATGTTTTACTGTGCTTAAGGCTGTG
The sequence above is a segment of the Pseudanabaena sp. PCC 7367 genome. Coding sequences within it:
- a CDS encoding SDR family oxidoreductase, with the translated sequence MTKTVLITGASSGIGKATAILFQQQGWQVAATMRSPERVAQQDPEFANLERLLMLRLDVTEPESIVQAIATTLDKFGSIDVVVNNAGYALVGAFELTTPDQIQKQFETNVFGLMAVTRAVLPHLRQQRQGTIVNVASVGGRVTFPIYSLYHATKWAIEGFSESLQYELRPFNLKVKIIEPGPIKTDFYDRSADMSLSSEIPEYDQFAAQVMPQMLKAGEEGAAPEQVAKVIYRASTDRSRQLRYPADRNARFLLFLRKLLPERIFTKIVQTILIK
- a CDS encoding PP2C family protein-serine/threonine phosphatase encodes the protein MSEDANQFLQLLRSPLILFKPRLSIKIVCWVFFCIVAIEAIILIPSVRRRERELLTRQREIAAGKVGLLADTSDANASSQELLAQFSNLASSKTIPGDISNLNAGNVNQTEFAPTILGGALYTQEGDLVGNFGETPELQFEQVANTDATALRNDNGTRYDVAWSPGKLGNEHVLVVRIDSTPVKDEYYAFIWRIAGLVLIIGLFTTVGSLVSLWLIVINPILQLRQDLIAAGDAVKEDREPPEFHCNSSQRRDELGDVIAAFFQMFRKISETIDERKQAQAALQESLIKVEAYSSALNHELEKGRQMQLGFLPSTITQKTGWEVAAFFKPAKQVAGDFYDVFELPGDRLGLVIADVCDKGVGAALFMALFRSLIRIFSGQTVLDGLVLSNGRGMDDSQIANMNEHALKSISLTNDYIAINHAELGMFATLFFGVLEPNTGKLTYINGGHEPLFILHPNGGIRGELNSSGPAVGIIPQATFKIGEAQLEPGEMLIGYTDGVPEARDADSKFFTTDRLRQILAKPPKSAKELTAEISGLVLEHTGTAEQFDDVTLIAVKRQG
- a CDS encoding DUF3352 domain-containing protein translates to MLTLLLMLLTGGVTNTVSEPVPAATFATDSQQASSPVLVQEPIASTPIITANIEATSPEFSQFPSQVQLKLTGTKVPLTKSSEALPGNIMAVAFFNFSTPAWENVELFNPFPVGLEELDLQEQILVLPEGMSFGENIAPWLDSQVAIAFQSPSDLVLETVDLDDPVGFITVFESSISIIMPSSDDSLLDDFLTELLDNHSRAPERISYGGYEILAWQIEEPTSTFPKIDIFGELGNATAIANIDGNLVLASNPVPIKAMIDARAEAGNLLSSKEFLRVLMHPQWSNSITTTYGDYGEFVRIAEVLFPDSDEFEAEFPFDYEDIKTGLESAAKEYSKFDGYFWIAKDGMYAQSRSYYANPSPSRAYLNDANGILAKLPGRSLVSISSRNFKQQWQWLDEQTELYPTYGFMLDFLREATPEILGLDLEEDLIAWMDGEYAAVLFPSNQGLGQALDLDLGIGFLLETSDRLAATRTLNKLTDFALTASDGNIQIAQRQIGGKTFTSWEVPEPENAQLLTSAFAYGWLDDNTIAVATGKSQLFAFSPEPDPAIVDTQLFQDAIANMPQPNLGYFFMNLDGLVDFTLTTISPEFLTLAPPEAIQLLNALQSMTLVYSSTAEHIQADFYLGLEPIEK
- the pyrE gene encoding orotate phosphoribosyltransferase, with product MNNNQNNSKQLLLDLICQLAYREGDFTLSSGQSSSYYVNCKLVTLHPYGAFWTGETLFKMLPETANFVAGLTLGADPIVTAVSVVSAIENHPVSGLIVRKKAKGHGTGVWIEGPLPPAGAEVVVLEDVVTTGQSALFAVEKLRQAGYTVQQIISLVDRQSGGAELYAKEGLKFERVFSIAQIQAHYAALQVQKG
- the coaE gene encoding dephospho-CoA kinase (Dephospho-CoA kinase (CoaE) performs the final step in coenzyme A biosynthesis.) gives rise to the protein MTQRMIGLTGGIATGKTLVSDYLGQTYNLPILDADVLAREAVDPAFAEIHGGKILKAIAAHFGSDVLKPDRTLNRAKLGELVFTNPDQRNWLEAQIHPYVRDRLVALAANYAPQTVVMAIPLLFEAKLTDLVTEIWLVVCEPEQQLQRLIARNNLSIDQAKQRIDAQMPLVEKVPLADYVLDNSAQPEDLYAQVDRLISAQENKNA
- the phoU gene encoding phosphate signaling complex protein PhoU, whose product is MQELSDHGQIRSKFDRQLIQIQQNVLRMGALVESSFWLAHTALFERNLESALQLALQDKQIDRYYRQIEQDCINAIALQAPVSRDLRWLSAMMQLTRDLERIGDYAENLGEIAVKLFPYPIPTYIARIEMMANRCRAMLALSLVALANMDAEAGFKIKIKDDAVDDDYQDLYNLLSCQKPDSSSSEPIMLSVLAIHHLERMADHATNIGQRVGYVVTGDRS
- a CDS encoding SpoIID/LytB domain-containing protein; the encoded protein is MIKSISKSIRTLGLSIAFLMLAGIAHPAAASVLRILVKEDAGSQIPVAVTQSATLSVNGQEANRLEPGRWYNIPVDRVSTIVPTNNGLVQVGQNLYPGEIVVQSWQGKAVAVNVLPLEQYLRSVVPNEMPASWHMDALMAQAVAARSYAINTQRQDKWGGAPYDLVSDTRDQVYVGFFRFDPKTSQTKPLIHPRSDHAVASTAGYMLRSGFKGYYRARLPRNWISWGNGYMPVSDGQHLDQEMTQQMAERGWNWTQILAWWYRDEPIKQP
- a CDS encoding 4a-hydroxytetrahydrobiopterin dehydratase; this encodes MAVEKLSPQAINDGLSTLTGWEIKNEKLNKSFKFKDFNEAFGFMTRIALVAESINHHPELFNVYNNVTIDLTTHDAGGISNLDLEFAKRVNSF